A window of Rhizobium sp. CC-YZS058 genomic DNA:
TGATTCACCGATTTCTGCTTGCAAGACCGGTGCTTGGCCCCTACCTCAGGATCAGGAGCCGTGACGATCGCGGACCAAACGCCGGAGACAGACCATGACCACGACGGGTGCCAACCGCATTTTCGACGATCTGGCCAAGCTGATGACCGATGCCGCCGGCGCCGCACAGGGCGTGCGCCGCGAGATGGAAACCGCCGCCCGCGCCCAGGCCGAGCGGCTGCTCAACACGATGGATGTGGTCAAGCGCGAGGAATTCGAGGCCGTGCGCGAGATGGCGATCAAGGCGCGCGAGGAAAACGATGCGCTTCTCGCCCGCATCGCCGCGCTGGAAGCCAAGCTTGCCGGCAGCGAAGGCAGCGCGTCCTCCTTCTGACCCTGCCGGTCCGCTGGACACCGATCGAAGGGCTCGCCGGCCGCGGCGGGCCCTTTTTCATGACGGGATCAGATTTCGATCAGGCCGACCTTCTTGACCTGGCGGATGGTCAGCATGGTGCGCACCGTATCGACATGCTCGTTGGCCGTCAGCACCTCGATCACGAAGTCCTGGAAGCTGG
This region includes:
- a CDS encoding accessory factor UbiK family protein; this encodes MTTTGANRIFDDLAKLMTDAAGAAQGVRREMETAARAQAERLLNTMDVVKREEFEAVREMAIKAREENDALLARIAALEAKLAGSEGSASSF